A section of the Mangifera indica cultivar Alphonso chromosome 12, CATAS_Mindica_2.1, whole genome shotgun sequence genome encodes:
- the LOC123192341 gene encoding L-type lectin-domain containing receptor kinase VII.1-like has translation MENNLKLLLFSSLSLLLCFQPIYGIDFVFNGFNSSNLLYYGSATVESRILTLTNETSFTIGRALYPIKIPTKKPNTSYVYPFSTSFIFAMAPYKNTFRGHGLVLLFVPFTGIQGATSAQNLGLFNRSNNFNRNNHVFGIEFDVFKNEEFDDIDDNHVGIDVNSLNSVSAKPAGYWPDNSNDDAKSFKKLKLNNGENYQVWIDYAESFINVTMAVAGMERPKRPLLNVSLNLSHVFEDRMYVGFTASTGKLVESHKILAWSFSNENFLLSQELITSGLPSFVLPKTPFFQSKWFIAGTIIGGFFVVVFCVLFSLFLIKRKQRIARKRAEMEDWELEYWPHRVTYQEIEAATKRFSEENVIGVGGNGKVYKGVLAGGDEIAVKCISHENEGMRAFLAEISTLGRLKHRNLVALRGWCKREKGSFMLMYDYMENGSLDKRVFECDESKMASCEERIRILKDVASGVLYLHEGWEKRVLHRDIKASNVLLDKDMNGRLGDFGLARMHSHSQVASTTRVVGTVGYLALEVITTGRASAQTDVFGFGILILEVMCGRRPIVAGKPNLVDMVSQMMVEGKLLDALDERLRAKGGFNEEEVEKVMHLGMLCAFPDPSARPSMRQVVKVLEGKTEAFDCETEAMDAYLLQKSKHMWSNYSQSFISSSFATHPTFKDIKQSLSSSMPISWSNTTMEGR, from the coding sequence ATGGAGAACAACCTGAAGCTTCTCCTGTTTAGTTCATTGTCGTTACTCCTATGTTTTCAACCCATATATGGCATTGATTTTGTGTTCAATGGATTCAATTCTTCCAACTTGTTATATTATGGCAGTGCCACCGTTGAATCTCGTATTCTTACTCTTACCAATGAAACATCTTTCACAATTGGTCGAGCTCTTTATCCAATAAAAATCCCAACGAAAAAGCCTAACACTTCTTATGTGTACCCATTCTCAACTTCTTTTATCTTCGCCATGGCTCCTTACAAAAATACTTTCCGGGGCCACGGCCTGGTTTTACTTTTTGTACCATTTACTGGTATTCAAGGGGCCACATCAGCTCAAAATCTTGGCCTTTTCAACCGCAGCAACAATTTTAATCGCAATAACCATGTGTTTGGAATCGAGTTTGATGTTTTCAAGAACGAAGAGTTTGATGATATTGACGACAACCATGTGGGAATTGATGTAAATTCTCTCAATTCTGTGAGTGCAAAGCCAGCGGGGTATTGGCCTGACAATTCAAATGATGATGCAAAGTCATTCAAGAAACTGAAGTTAAACAATGGTGAAAATTACCAGGTTTGGATTGACTATgcagaatcttttattaatgtAACAATGGCAGTGGCAGGCATGGAAAGGCCTAAAAGGCCTCTATTGAATGTTTCTCTTAACTTGTCTCATGTGTTTGAGGATCGAATGTATGTTGGTTTCACTGCATCGACAGGAAAATTAGTTGAAAGTCACAAGATTTTGGCTTGGAGTTTcagtaatgaaaattttttgttgagTCAAGAATTGATCACCAGTGGTTTGCCATCTTTTGTTCTTCCAAAGACACCATTTTTTCAGTCAAAGTGGTTTATTGCAGGAACAATAATTGGCGGTTTCTTTGTAGTTGTTTTTTGTGTTCTTTTTTCCCTGTTTTTGATCAAGAGAAAGCAAAGGATAGCAAGGAAGAGAGCAGAAATGGAAGATTGGGAATTGGAGTATTGGCCTCATAGAGTGACTTACCAAGAGATTGAAGCAGCAACAAAGAGATTTTCAGAGGAAAATGTGATTGGTGTAGGAGGAAATGGAAAGGTCTATAAAGGAGTTTTGGCAGGAGGGGATGAGATTGCTGTGAAGTGCATTTCTCACGAAAATGAAGGAATGAGAGCCTTTCTGGCAGAAATTTCAACCCTTGGAAGATTGAAACACAGGAACTTGGTGGCATTGAGAGGTTGGTGTAAGAGAGAAAAAGGGAGCTTCATGTTGATGTATGATTACATGGAAAATGGGAGTCTAGACaagagagtttttgaatgtGATGAGAGCAAAATGGCGAGTTGTGAAGAGAGAATAAGAATTCTGAAAGATGTGGCTTCTGGGGTATTATACTTGCATGAGGGATGGGAAAAAAGGGTGCTACATAGGGACATTAAGGCAAGCAATGTGCTACTTGATAAGGATATGAATGGAAGGCTCGGTGATTTTGGTTTAGCCCGGATGCACAGCCACAGTCAAGTGGCTAGCACGACTCGCGTGGTGGGCACTGTCGGCTACTTGGCACTGGAAGTGATCACCACAGGACGAGCTTCGGCACAAACTGATGTGTTTGGATTTGGGATCTTGATCTTAGAGGTCATGTGTGGGAGGAGACCTATAGTGGCAGGGAAGCCAAATTTGGTGGACATGGTGTCACAAATGATGGTGGAAGGGAAATTACTGGATGCATTAGACGAGCGATTGAGGGCAAAAGGAGGGTTCAATGAGGAGGAAGTAGAGAAGGTAATGCATTTGGGAATGTTGTGTGCTTTTCCAGATCCCAGTGCCAGACCAAGCATGAGACAAGTAGTGAAAGTGTTAGAAGGAAAGACTGAGGCTTTTGATTGTGAAACAGAGGCCATGGATGCATATTTACTACAGAAGTCCAAGCATATGTGGTCTAATTATTCTCAAAGTTTTATCAGCTCTAGTTTTGCAACACATCCAACATTCAAAGATATTAAACAATCCCTTTCTTCTTCCATGCCAATATCATGGTCTAATACAACAATGGAGGGGAGATGA
- the LOC123192342 gene encoding uncharacterized protein LOC123192342, which produces MQAVGSLSEMFFGFPEDGETMIPERFSNVAAVSSPESETLEEEDDQDKEGNGVVEDNTAFWETQHKVLQATLCRSSSLESKIRNATKEALKDIQNVAGNICACGRSVASGGCRSCLMREVSGRLRSAGYNCAVCKSSWRSSPDIPSGEHTFIDVIENSSTKKGEVRVIIELNFRAEFEMARASEDYNRLVRRLPEVFVGKVERLNSVIKILCTAAKQCMKEKKMHMGPWRKHRYMQAKWLSSCKRTTTSAVISLENSGRLPKPRASMLTVDLLEKLPNMHCTAVEVL; this is translated from the exons ATGCAGGCAGTCGGCAGCTTATCGGAGATGTTTTTCGGGTTTCCGGAAGACGGAGAGACGATGATTCCGGAGAGATTTAGCAATGTTGCTGCGGTATCATCACCGGAGAGTGAAACGttagaggaagaagatgatcaGGATAAGGAAGGCAATGGCGTTGTTGAAGATAACACGGCCTTTTGGGAGACGCAACACAAGGTTTTACAGGCGACTTTGTGCAGAAGTAGCTCTCTAGAGTCAAAGATAAGAAACGCCACAAAAGAAGCTCTGAAGGACATACAAAATGTAGCTGGAAATATATGCGCTTGTGGGCGATCGGTGGCTTCCGGTGGTTGCCGGAGTTGCTTGATGAGAGAAGTCTCTGGCCGCCTTAGAAGCGCCGGCTACAACTGCGCCGTTTGCAAGTCAAGTTGGAGAAGCTCCCCGGATATTCCATCag GGGAACACACATTCATCGATGTGATAGAAAATTCAAGCACAAAGAAAGGAGAGGTGCGGGTGATTATCGAGTTAAATTTCAGGGCAGAGTTCGAGATGGCAAGAGCGAGCGAAGATTACAACCGACTAGTCCGCCGTCTGCCGGAAGTATTCGTCGGAAAAGTGGAAAGATTAAATAGTGTGATAAAGATCTTATGCACAGCCGCGAAGCAGTGCatgaaggagaagaaaatgCACATGGGTCCATGGAGAAAACACCGATACATGCAAGCGAAGTGGCTAAGCTCCTGTAAAAGAACCACAACTTCGGCAGTAATTTCATTGGAAAATTCTGGTAGATTGCCGAAGCCTAGAGCGTCTATGCTCACTGTAGATTTGCTTGAGAAATTGCCCAATATGCATTGTACAGCAGTTGAGGTTTTGTGA